TCTATGGTTGTTACGAAATCACTCCTTTAAATAAGTCCAACATTTAAAACGACTTTATTAGGCAAAAGCGCATTGTTCTGTAATAGTTCAATAGTTACCAAGTCGGGATCTGAGGGGGTGGGCCTTTAAGGAATCAAAAGATGATAAAGCATATCGCAACTATGTTAAATATGCGTGCATAGTCGCAGGCGGAAGGTAGTACacaataagaaattatttaaataattgaatgtcaataattataacactCTATGgcttaaaacctttttttttttttgactgcacgtatttgtctttattaatgcctaaaatatatattaattcttttcatacaaaaataaaactctcTCAACTTACACATCCTTTTTTAATTCgaatattaatgttgtttctacatcgatataatttaaatttacgtattgtgaaagttattttaaatagtgaaTTGTGatcaatgatttatataaatattgtgggCAGTTTACAattcctttataatttatatgatctGAATATTTGTGTTTCTTATCTTTGTATATTGTATTCTTTGTCCGCtctaaaaattacattcaaaaGATGTATCGAAAGAAAGTATGAAGATTGATTTGGTATGTAGCAAAaggttattgtaaatttatatatgaatcgTCTTTAAGTGATAAcgaagaataaaataacactttaataataaaaaatcatcattacaatacaatttCTGGAAATAATGTATTTCCTGAAATCAATGGTTTTACTGCGCCTAGTGTAAGCGTACATCAGTTAGCCAAACGGCAAGGCTTACAagcaacgccatctatcgatTTGAACTCAATTTAGTTTGTTGGTATATTTTAGACTAAGctgaaacaacaaaatataagtgttaataaattttgaacaaactgtataataattataattacgacTAATaagacttttattatatttcgatGATTGAGTTGTATTCCTGCTACGAGTGACTTCTGTTTTTCTCATAAAATCTACAAGTGGTTTATTGAAGTTTTGTACTCAGTAACTAAAATAGATGAGATATCATAAACTAGCAATTCAAGGAAGCGTTAGCtttatttgcaaattttaatatgttttcttttaaaaataaaaatatattaaaaaactataatttactaataagtAAGttctttattgtaatatatacaatCAATCTTCAATTATTACACAATTATAGTGCCGTGCGAcatctattgaaattaacGACATCTATTGAAAACATACAACAACCGAGTGTTTAGTGTGGCTTTATTCCTTCCAAAGAGAACGAAAACTGTATAAACGAGGCACAGTAAATCCAGTAGATAGCAGCTGCGACATTTTTCATGACACATGTAATctttacattttcataaagaaaaaatagagGCATAGCATTATAGCGTAATATGTCAAGTTTATACAAATTGTGTAAGagaattatgaatttaaacaatttaaaaatttcgttcagaaatttgtaaaaaacttcCCATGAATCAAGTAGGTACCAATTTGGTGCATTAACGAGAGTGGTAGGTGTGTATGTATTTGAAACTgcttcttataaattttgcgATCAAGTCAAATGATTATTGCcaacattttatgaaattagaaAAAGTTTAAAGCTAAGAGGTTAAGATTGGCAAATAGCTAACTTTGCAAAGACggactattaatataataaaacctcaTTGACAACGTTGACTTTAAATACTTGcttctaaaacaatttttgctTCGATATCTGTTATCTACATGTGATGTGTGATGTGATTTAGTCCgccataaattatatactctGCGACTTTGGTATATTTacacttattttaaatctactttaaaaataaccgAATTTCTACATGTCTAAATCATACTTATGAGTTATTACTGGTTGTCTACTTGGTATATTGATTTAGAAGCTCCATTACTGTATAGCGAATTTAAGGCAGTACTGACCATGAATGTTTGAATtctttagaaattattatgaagatgttgaaaacaaaacaattgcCTAAATGACTAATTATATTCTTGACTAATTTCTATTCAGTACAGAATGTAATTTATAGGTATCATTATTCTTCTTTCCTTCCAAaatgttaatacaaatattaattaaataaattgtaataaatctcCGTTctagtttttgatatttaaagatagaattatatacatgtacaataattatttggcAAATAACAATCAGAATGTTGAATTTGACATTATTGAAGTATGTATCAATCTTTACAATGTAATGACTTATGTCATTTTAGAACCAATTCTACTACTAGAAACGTCAATGACAGAACGtcaaataagatatttaatatttgagagGCGTACCGCGTACTGTCTGGGGGAGTAGGACTAACGATTGTGTCTCGATCTTAAAGTAGCGACCTTACATATTGCTATGTATAATACGTGTTGCTGTTTTTATGGACTCTAGAAccattaattgaattttgttataataacttatcCCTTATTTTGCGATTTCAAAAAGACTTAATTGtctatatcattatttacacTAACAGGCTTATTAAAAAGCtttgaaagaataaaaatgagtTTACATAAAGCCAGGTAAGTTCATatgattcaaatattttagaaatcaaatattacaCGTAAGTAAAGTAActggaaaatataaattcttaaattttgcttttttaCTCACTTTTGTAAGGAAAGTATTGTAatttctgtaaaaatatacttatacatGACAATAATGAGCTGCCTTAtctatttgtaaataacatatcagaggaaataataattttatatttattactggatatgtaaattatttaaaaaacgagTTCACCTATCCACAATCAAAACTCTCAAAGTTGTTTCTAATTAGTTTGTTTTCCTTAAGTATATGTTAATTGTCAAGGCTACATgttattttgctttataatGTTGGAATGCTGATATAGTCTATGTAAATGCGactaatgtttaaaacaacaacaatCCTTTTGcaggattaaattatttgaggGAATTCTGGAAAAAGATGTCATTGACATTGAACAGCTTCAAAAACTGGCTTTTAatggtaatttatttctatataatttataattatttaatatagataaaaactagatttttttttattaatatgtatatgaaataaatgtgaatattatgttataaaaggtGTGCCAGAGGAAAAGGGTCTACGTTCACTGGTTTGGAAAATACTCCTTCATTACATTCCCACTGAAAAGAATTCATGGGACACAACACTCTGCAAGAAAAGACAACTGTATCAACAGTTcattggtaaataaaataatttttgtattatccCGTACAGCATTCAAACTAAACGAAAATACGGAACCTTCATTCGTTGCAATGCTATGGCTGaacaatagttattttaaatacatttctcAAAGACAGAGCTTTGGTTAGCAATAGATTTTCAccgatttaatgttttattttattatgattcaCAGATGAAATAATAGTCTCTCCAGGTGGACCGACCGATCATCCACTGAACATGAGTCCTGACAGCTCTTGGAGCACTTACTTCAAAGACAATGAGGTCCTCTTGCAAATTGACAAGGACGTGAGAAGACTGTGCCCAGACATATCTTTTTTCCAATCGGCAACCGAATTTCCTTGTTCGGAAGTAAGTTTTGTAACTATTCggttaaattatcaaaaatctattaaatatttgtcggTCGCTACTTCTCTATTactctataataaatatggatgtattcatttttatagataGTTAATAGCAATGGTGTCAAACGTCTCCACAAGAGAGTTGAGCAATCTGTTCTTAAATATTCTACATTGGAGAGAAGGGGCCTGGGTGTTGCTAAGGTTTGgttcacacatatatatatacatatattcgtTATATACTATAAGGATAAATGATATCATATAATCAATGTAATTTTCCAGCTAAGCAATGAGATCAGACGTACAGATATATCAAGCGGTGACTATACTCCTCTGAATGAAGGATGCGAGGCGCATTGGGAGGTCGTCGAGCGGATGTTGTTCCTCTACGCCAAGCTGAACCCCGGCCAGGGCTATGTTCAGGGCATGAACGAGATCATCGGACCAATTTACCACACTTTCGCCTGTGATGCCAACATGGAATTCAGGAGTAAGTTAACTCGTGTACAAGCGGGATGATGcgctaattttaatatatatatttttttatatatttctataattcaaTAGCCAGCAATAATTACTTGTTACTTTGTCTCACAATTCGTTCCTAGTCAAccttcaacaaaatatatggtGATCTATACAAGTTTAagcgaataaataatatgttgtgtgtgttatactcgtatattaatataaattgagtaATTCACAATAACGGGGATTTATTGCTTGTTACCTATATGTATAAGCAGAGGCGATTGATGCTTGATAGAAATTTCTATAGATATATAGTTAATTAGATTGTAGATATGTGATTTATCTAtaagtacatattataattaattatgtctcTGTCTAACTGTATTTGTGTTCAGACCAGCGGACAGATTGTGTGATACATTACTTGATATAGAAATACtctcatatatatgtatggtcGTGtactatgttaaaaaatagacCTAAACAGACCTAATGctgagcaaaaaaaaaattaatgtttttagtacttatataataatatttcagagtACGCTGAATCCGACTGCTTTTTCTGTTTCACAAACCTGATGTCAGAGATACGGGATTTCTTCATACGGACCTTGGATGAGACAGAGAGCGGTATCAACTATATGATGGGGAAGTTGAGTGATTGCTTGAAGAAACAGGACATTGCCGTGTGGGACAGGCTTAAGAAACAGGAACTGAGACCACAGTACTACAGCTTCAGGTACATCTTGCAATCCACTTGAGATATATGGATATACAGATATTCTAGAATTATCATCAAATATCTcaattagatatatatatatatatatatatatatgtgtgtgtgtgttatgtatgtgtatagtAAGCGTTTAAGGTTTGTGGTTTGTTAACAAATTACCCTTTAACCTTCTGATAGTCATTATATCTtgttagtaatataaatataatgtttctaCTAAGAATAAAAGTATGGCATGAATTTGCTTAGGATACCACTATGATAAACTGagtatctttatattattaaaaaaaaaaataagcatagagtttgaaataaatgttcataCAATTTTGGATAGTATTTGTGAACACACCTTTATTTTTTGGTCTCGGACATAGCAGCTGTCAAAATACTCAAATAATTATGAGAATAATATTTGCcttgtaaattacaaaaataaattgtgctGAAATGAGTGAagatatgtaaatgtttttgataggaattatatcaaaattcaaaattatcaacACAATAAGTGATAACATTATGTTCACAAtagtttgtatgtaaaatgattgaattttttatgagAAGATTTATTCTATGAACACTACAGTAACAAACGTACTCCAGTACGTTTGTTACTTTAAAGGGgagtttttgttaatattatcatataaagttGCGAAAACAATTGACGTAAAGGGTCAGTATAAGTTGGTTGATGGTGAATTTTTTGGGTTAAACCAGATAGAGAtgatatcttaatatttttttcaagatgGCTGACGTTGCTGTTGTCACAGGAGTTTTCTTTACCAGACGTTGAGAGGATCTGGGATTCTTTGTTTGCGGATGCGAGGAGATTTGatttccttatatttatttgctgtGCCATGATtttgtaagtatatatatattataagcaatCTCAAAGCTGCTTATTATGGTtcgaaaatttcaataaaaccttcttttgtaaataaaaaaaaataccttttaaaatttaccaaaaaaatgaCGTTTAGGTTTCAAATACCAAATTAATAATCGAGTACATCAATacttaaacaatattcataGAGATAATTCAAgaaattcattcataaaaaaacttttccttaacatttaaatagaaacttatttaatttatacgtatatttcCAGACTGGTCCGTGACAACATTCTCAACGGCGACTTCGCGTCTAACGTAAAATTGCTTCAAAACTTTCCACCCATGGACGTAacattaatacttaataaggCCCTCGAGATATCGTATACGTAATTGATGCCAATTGCCAACTACCCGAAGACTGTTATGTTATGTCTTGGTCTATACAATGCTAAAAGCACACTATACATTACTTATACactagaatttttattatgatttatggcTTTTATGACGTCACTTAAGAATATTATGTAACCTATACtatgttgtaaaataaatcatatatatatcaagtaATTTTGTCCCGTTGGTTACCATTTCGTTgccaatattataatagaattgatagtagtgaaataaaaaaattactgattttttttatctataattatatttttaattatttttctaagcattatattataaattttattaacgatTTTTAGGatgtattttctaatttttttttttatatttagaaatgaattttccatattaatatgttttttattaagcgTGTGAcggtatgtgtgtgtgtgtatgtgtaaaaattaccgatttatttaataagtaatctTCTAGGTAttgttaagataaattttgtaccGTTTCCAAAAATCCCCGACTGATTTTGACTTCGAAACGTTAGTGATTTATGTAGgacctaattaaaatatgtatattttttttttattaaattttcgcAAATGTACCGTTTaggatacattattatatagttgCTAAGcccgtattaaatatataatttttatgtggtCTACTGAATATAGAGAGAAATAAGAAAGTAAggcgttattttattttcaatactattttgactcttataaatttaaataatttataaaaagaaaactcaATGTCCGAGAatctttttctatatttatctttatttacttataatatttgtttttaatcaaacgaataattttttaagtttttatataagtacttATAGTATAAGTACtatagttttcaatatattacgtTGGATTACttaaatggaaaatttaattatttttacaaatatatttatttgtttcttatatagaactttttgaaaatatttttatataacagtgttatatcataaatgatctttatataacataaataaaaaatcaaagttttctgtgttattattataataaatcctcTTTTGAAGTCTTGGCACAATGCTTATTGACTGATGCGTCACATGTACttgtataaaaacttattttgaaTTTGGTGACCATACCATtcggtgaaataaaaaattgtaatatcatTCTTCAACTAAACTTTCAACTTCGTATGcttatgtaacatttaaaaatttatgagtcAAGGACAATTCCAATCGACTTGTAACCTTAAGTCGTAATATTTATGTCCGAATTTCCATCGCTCGGGTGCCGATATTAAATACAGAAACTTGTCCTCGTAAAAAACgttgtctttatataattcgAATCTCGCAGTATTTCTTTCCAGTTTCTATAccgttttattaatgatactGGATATTATTgtggtattaaatttaactacgTCATGGACGGGAAACATAACTAATCCAGATTCGAAATTTAAAGGTTatcaaaaatcaataaaaaaattctcaacgcccgataaatttgttatataatgtatgcgAGATTGCTACACGTTGTGCCTCCGTCAGATAACTATATAAAGGCAGGCACTGTCGAGCGTTGTTCTGCTTTCGTTTGACCATGAACTAGAAGTGAAACAGTTACGTAACAAATCTTGTAAATTCTGTACTCACTTACTGTTTTCACGAAAtcgatttaatacaaaatactgatgtttgtataatgttgattttttccatacataaaatatttatcacgtCAATAGAACCTCTTATGTTTGTGTTGATTCTACataactttgaaattaaaatatctcgatcaaaaaatttttttattaaataaaaaaatcgattatgcatttaaagatttaatataaataattacaatgtaaTCGATTTGTACATATTCattgattgataatataatagaaagtaaatattttatacaaatataatgtccattttaaaatttagttttctatTACAAAtctaatcgttttttttttttaatattggaaacaatattatacttaaattaagttattaatgtcattaaataaaaattgaactaTTCGAATGGAGAAAATTTAGCGTTTACATAGCAATATGGTTCCCCAAtgacagtattttattataaaataaaaaacattatcaggGAACATATCTCAAACGCAAATTAATGTGATATGCTGTATTGAAGCACACACGTTGATGTAACCAAGGAAGCGTCTGGAGTCGGCTCATATTTTAAGTCAGTTAGTGTTAAATGTATAGTGCTGTTTCGTCTATCAGTTATTTATACAAAGGATAACTTGGTTGGAAATGATGGGAAAATACTGATTCATTGAAGTTTAGTTAGTCGTGTGGCTTGTGGGGTTGATTAAAATGTATGGCTTCCATTTTGTAGTATGTATAAGGAATCTATAATTAAACATGGTAGTAATGACAGTAGGAATTAACTGGTAAGTTAATAGCAAAAAACACAGCaccaatattttaatctgaTAGTATTTGAAGTTGAACACAAAATTTCCTTACTGCAAAACTATGGTTCACTTGAATATGCAATTAGGAtgatgcaaaaaaataataataatataataaaaaattataacattaacaaaCATTACACTAAAcactcttattattaaaatattatttaaagacaaaaatatctaataaattaaaataatctcctataggataataaaaaataaattataccaatcaggtaaatgaaaaataaatattagcacttgatattttttaatataagaattttgttattatgaattatatatatatacatataatattacaaataataagcataagatgttaataaatacatgtatgtattatattataataatgataccTTGTTTGAGATTGTGAACATACAGCCGACAATGTACACATATAACTATTATGTATGAAGCTGTGTATTTTATGCCAGTGTTACAGAATTCAATGTTTTAGTACGACTATCCGATCTAACAACTAGTGCTGTCATCAATAGGAAAGTGCCGGAGATGGTTTcatatgaaattttacaacattttacACATAAAAGCACTATCGGCGTACAGAAATTAATTCACCCTAAAAGCCTACATCAAGCTGCACTCGTCTCACATCCAGATGTTTCTACTATCACAACACGGatgcattttatattacacgCATTCCTTGTCAACGCCTCTTACAATCTAGATtacaaaatctatatatatattgaaattgaaaataatttatttccattattataaccgttaataacaaataactgaataattaaaaaaaaaaaaaattgtcttaaaaattACCATTCTATTAACCTATCTACTTAAGGAAACTTCCACTTATACGTGAAgccaaattgtttttttttttcacaattttcccttttctcattaattaaattctttgctTACCATTCACATGGGACCTTCTATCTATTCATAAGTATATATGACATGCCATTTAAATCTACTATAGCACTATTGTTACAATTCACTAACaagatttgtaaaataatttgcacaTTTCTATCaactatgttatttttttgtcgagaaaaaaataacattagatAATCTTAGGATCGGCTTTGAAAATCGAATGCACAGattgtatacaattataattttgttgttttgatTTACAAGCACCCTAATTGGCaacatgtttttaattcatatgtgAAATATAGAGATACGATCAAGAGATGCcgatttttatcatattttcatatatttacgtataataaatattataagtggaCGCAAGCAAGTAGCTACAGAATGGGGCTAccattaataagttattactGTGGGTTACTCTCAAATACTATGGAGGCTTCCGGCTAAGTTTATTGATAGACAGTCTTAATTCCAACACCATATGTTCCTATACTTACAGACACTGTAGAACCAAATAAACGAGATCATTTCTGCTCTTATTCTGTTATATCCTTCATAACAAGTGACAGTATCCCAGAAAATGTTTGtcataataaactataaagcGCATATCTACTTTTAATTCTTCAATAGTAAGagattataatacttttttttttccatttcaacaaataaatatataaaaaaatatacatttaaattatacaaaacagGTTTAACTTACaaacagtattaaaataaattactagtgttttattttttttttaaatttcttctaaataatgatatttttgtcCCTTTGGGTTAAAAATGAtaggtaaaatttttgtatcgtGTATAGTAAGAAATTGGGATTTGTTTTTcagtaaataactttttttttatttttttaaatatatcatatgtatatatctacgTCGTAGctcttttaaattgttactgAAGTATTGTTTTTTCTGAGATTCTCTTAACATAATAAGCAAGGCTCATAAATTTAATCGAATACTGTACGGGCTCCTGTTACTTgcgaaacaaaattatattttttttcatatattctaAAACATTACGTTTTACCTCACCGGACTAGTCGAACGACAAACTTTAcatgctaaataaaattacataaatataaaaaaaaaaaaaaaacttataaaacaatagtcataacagtaaaaaacaaagaaagttACATCTTAACGCAACCTCGAATactagttaaataaaacgaaaggTATATTAAGATCCGAAGTACGCCAAATAGCACAGTAGGTTGCTGTGAAAATGTATGGTAGTGAACACATCACTATGAAACGGTGAAGATATGATGATGGCTGTGATCGCTTGTGTTCAATATGATCGGTTTATTGTATGACGCAGCATTGGCACTTCTGTTTCTTCTTGATGGTCACGTGTTCGGGCTGCTGCGGCTCCTGGGGCTGGGTGCGCTGCACCTCCACCTGGCCAGGTCTAACTTCAACAGCTGTGCCGTTCTTGGTGCCGTTCGCTGACTTCGGAGTGCTCTGGACAGGGCTGGAGACCTTCGTCTGTGGCGACGCCGGTGGACTGGCCTGTGAAAAgcgttttatcaaaaataaatctcctagaaaaaaaaaaaacaaatatatcgcagaagcaattttaaaagtcgacaattatttcaattgtgCCCCAATCCAGCCGGTTCAAATAAGATcagatagaattttaatgaacCCCGCCGCCCGAATTGAATTTAGGCAATTGATGTTTAATGTTTCCTAATAATGTACTGGGATAATTTACATTGACGTTGTTTGCCTGGACTTTTTCCTCCTTGTCATCACAGATGGGCGTCTGGTTTCCAAGTGGCGGTGGCGTGGGCGTGATCGGCTTGCCGCCTTTGATCAGCGAAACGATCTCATCAGCTTCACGGCTGAGATCTCCGTCGGGACGGAACGGGTTATCCCAACCGCTTTCAGtactagaatatatatattataaccatTATATCCTGAGCCCACAAAATCGCCCGCACATCCGGGATGTTCGGTTTAATGAGACAATgtcaattttactttaatactcCTCACATACAAGTGCGGAAGCACATTACTGTCACACCCGGTAATATATTACCGGCGTTATACTATTgagtaaatatatgtatatttacattttattcatttaaatcacacATAAATCAGACAGTGTGATGCCATCAGATAATGTGATAAGATTCAAATCAATCCATTCAATGATGGACATGGGTATTGTGTTGTGTACAAGGCCGCTGTTTGTATGCAATAATTATCTAACATTAGAAATGATATCACTAGCCTCTGGGCTGGTTATCAATGGCCTGTGTTGTCATCGCACATACAACATTCAAAGGCTGCAAGGTTTTACAATACTTTGTCCGGACGGATATAGATTTAAGTATgtcaattgaaaatatatgtgcCTCCAGAATAACACACAGTTTCggcgatttttttttcataataatgttaattgagactgctattaaaaatgtttgtaaattgaTTTGCaccttattttaatgtaatattcacTTTATGAATAAGatttttgcttaaaaattatacacaaaaactatgtgattacataataattccaagcaaatatatttgaatattttatctataaaaattttaattagctaTCTAATATCCTTTAGAGGCAATTATAAAGTACTTTCAATCAAAACATTATCTATTCAAGTCATTATGTACACTACAGCGTGTAATTTCGTAGAATaactttgtaatatttgtttgaaattaaatagctTCCAATTATATTTGTGATTATTTACCTGATTTGTCTATTGTACATAATATGATCAGCCATGTCTATGTTAGCGGGAACAGAGAGCCGATCGGAGTACAGTAGGTGAATGTCCTGCGGCGGAGGTGAGAGACACTGTGGTCGGACTCCCTGGTAGAATGTCACGCGGACTTTGGATCGCTCCGGACTAAAAAC
This Danaus plexippus chromosome Z, MEX_DaPlex, whole genome shotgun sequence DNA region includes the following protein-coding sequences:
- the LOC116777894 gene encoding TBC1 domain family member 13, translated to MSLHKARIKLFEGILEKDVIDIEQLQKLAFNGVPEEKGLRSLVWKILLHYIPTEKNSWDTTLCKKRQLYQQFIDEIIVSPGGPTDHPLNMSPDSSWSTYFKDNEVLLQIDKDVRRLCPDISFFQSATEFPCSEIVNSNGVKRLHKRVEQSVLKYSTLERRGLGVAKLSNEIRRTDISSGDYTPLNEGCEAHWEVVERMLFLYAKLNPGQGYVQGMNEIIGPIYHTFACDANMEFRKYAESDCFFCFTNLMSEIRDFFIRTLDETESGINYMMGKLSDCLKKQDIAVWDRLKKQELRPQYYSFRWLTLLLSQEFSLPDVERIWDSLFADARRFDFLIFICCAMILLVRDNILNGDFASNVKLLQNFPPMDVTLILNKALEISYT
- the LOC116777176 gene encoding uncharacterized protein LOC116777176 — its product is MLSYMVPVDEKPPPAPKGRLALELVASPGSPESTARRPKTNISKDSSTSSFASDLTISSSTPTGAHDKPKHKLLNGNKHTSLKRVSFGSSKGSMVETLIYESPLQEEPESSPPPKFQETSFPYTPVEDDPERSKVRVTFYQGVRPQCLSPPPQDIHLLYSDRLSVPANIDMADHIMYNRQISTESGWDNPFRPDGDLSREADEIVSLIKGGKPITPTPPPLGNQTPICDDKEEKVQANNVNASPPASPQTKVSSPVQSTPKSANGTKNGTAVEVRPGQVEVQRTQPQEPQQPEHVTIKKKQKCQCCVIQ